A single Aminobacterium mobile DSM 12262 DNA region contains:
- a CDS encoding flagellar hook-length control protein FliK, producing the protein MSHIEGFSRSPGGKNISDGLRYTESDATPRLTKALSLRSIPNGTVVEGMVLDARSGIFLVRIAGHELQAQATMPLLVGQRFRAVWDGSGQTPLLRLCEQDMALLGALPESQRSLATALLLRGLPLSQDVVTLLRFVWGQMGSKEAYIAPLVELWARGSTLTPKNVSLLIWYVGLSPEMSSQLWKNIRRRFREELQHGRSPSEALRRLRDEEGDIGRFVEAHSLLSQPARQGIDPTLLMPTWWPFSDQEDELPAHVRVEKKQGKDGRSFWRVAFDMPTRRLGRLTGEVVTEGSQLGVSIRTENFLTLRLLQRKKTGLHEKLEELNLHVQYITVCEEEKEKEKELLPRRLDIEA; encoded by the coding sequence ATGAGTCATATAGAGGGTTTTTCGAGATCACCTGGGGGAAAAAATATCTCTGATGGGCTCAGATATACGGAAAGTGATGCAACACCCCGTCTAACGAAAGCTCTCTCGTTACGATCTATACCAAATGGAACAGTGGTAGAAGGGATGGTTCTTGATGCCCGATCGGGAATCTTTCTTGTCCGGATCGCTGGGCATGAGCTCCAAGCACAGGCAACTATGCCTTTGTTGGTGGGGCAGCGCTTTCGGGCTGTATGGGACGGATCTGGTCAGACCCCATTGCTTCGTCTTTGCGAGCAGGATATGGCTCTTCTTGGGGCTTTGCCGGAATCTCAGCGCTCTTTAGCTACAGCTCTTCTTCTAAGAGGTCTTCCTCTTTCACAGGATGTGGTGACACTTCTCCGCTTTGTATGGGGCCAGATGGGGAGTAAGGAGGCGTATATTGCACCTCTTGTAGAGTTGTGGGCGAGGGGAAGTACCTTGACACCCAAAAATGTTTCTCTTCTGATATGGTATGTAGGGTTGTCGCCAGAGATGTCGAGTCAACTTTGGAAAAATATACGTCGTCGCTTTCGGGAGGAGTTGCAACATGGGAGGAGTCCTTCAGAGGCGTTGAGAAGACTCAGAGATGAAGAAGGAGATATAGGACGTTTTGTGGAGGCACATAGCCTTCTTTCACAACCAGCGAGGCAGGGGATTGATCCTACATTGCTCATGCCTACATGGTGGCCTTTTTCTGATCAGGAAGACGAGCTTCCAGCCCATGTGAGGGTAGAAAAAAAGCAGGGGAAAGACGGGCGATCTTTCTGGCGAGTTGCTTTCGACATGCCAACTCGACGGTTAGGCAGGCTCACAGGAGAAGTTGTTACTGAGGGGAGCCAGTTAGGGGTGTCTATCAGGACGGAAAACTTTTTAACCCTTCGGCTGCTTCAGCGCAAAAAAACAGGCCTTCATGAAAAATTGGAAGAATTAAATCTCCATGTTCAATATATAACTGTATGTGAGGAAGAAAAAGAGAAGGAGAAAGAGCTTCTTCCAAGAAGGCTCGATATAGAGGCATGA
- a CDS encoding EscU/YscU/HrcU family type III secretion system export apparatus switch protein — MMLRNSKKEAAALSYIPQEDEAPKVVASGEGFVAQNIIKLAREANVPIVEDVALISALMTLELGEEIPVELYEAVAQVLAFLYQLDKGDG; from the coding sequence ATGATGCTACGAAACTCTAAAAAAGAGGCAGCAGCCCTTTCGTATATCCCCCAAGAAGATGAAGCTCCAAAGGTCGTCGCATCAGGCGAAGGCTTTGTAGCGCAAAACATTATAAAGTTAGCTCGAGAGGCTAATGTTCCCATAGTGGAAGACGTTGCTTTAATATCTGCTCTCATGACGTTGGAGTTGGGAGAGGAAATTCCTGTAGAACTTTATGAGGCTGTAGCGCAAGTTCTCGCTTTTCTATATCAACTTGATAAAGGAGACGGATAA
- a CDS encoding YraN family protein: MDHIELGKWGEDIACSYVEDKGWRILDRNVTFPRGELDIVAIDKEELVVVEVRTRSVGVVMSPEQSVGPQKICRLVRTGLSYVQEARWNGPWRIDIVGITVNNGRYSLRHTEDITSGMGYM, from the coding sequence ATGGATCATATAGAACTGGGGAAATGGGGAGAAGATATAGCCTGTTCCTATGTAGAAGATAAAGGATGGCGAATTCTCGACCGAAATGTGACCTTTCCCCGTGGAGAGCTGGACATAGTGGCCATAGATAAAGAAGAACTTGTTGTGGTGGAAGTTCGAACGCGTTCTGTGGGCGTTGTAATGTCACCGGAACAATCTGTAGGTCCTCAAAAAATATGTCGCCTTGTTCGAACAGGGCTTTCTTATGTTCAGGAAGCCCGCTGGAATGGCCCTTGGAGAATTGATATTGTAGGAATTACTGTAAATAATGGGCGGTACTCTTTAAGGCATACAGAGGATATAACGAGCGGGATGGGATATATGTGA
- a CDS encoding YifB family Mg chelatase-like AAA ATPase yields MIPILGVTLRGIQALKVEVEVEVTGGLFYIAVVGLPDAAVRESRERVRAALRSLKIPIRGRIAVNLAPADCPKEGALLDLPIALGIARRLGVFVMKKPALFMGELSLDGRLRKTRGAVPAALLAKRLGIPLFVPQENSFEVALVPGIEAYGITTLRQLLYHLTGRKKLSPIKKNPFPEVPVTPDPDLSDIKGQATAKRALEIAAAGHHNILFVGSPGSGKTMLARAMRGILPPLSHKELLETLQIRSTAGLDSEITSQPPFRTVHPTASTVSVCGGGASLRPGEVSLAHRGVLFLDEFTEFRRDMLEALRQPLEDGEIVVSRAVGRAIFPCRVLLIAVCNPCRCGWHGDPVESCICSSYERERYRRKLSGPILDRIDLHVAIPRLLPRELVSFREKQGETSATVRKRVCKARERQWRRWGNMGYFNNAELPERIVRRGLRLNSDVRPFLLNMVDRLRLSGRGISRVLKVARTIADLDESSSVKAQHIAEALAYRKGSIA; encoded by the coding sequence GTGATTCCCATTTTAGGCGTTACTCTTCGAGGTATACAAGCTCTAAAAGTTGAAGTTGAAGTGGAAGTAACAGGTGGCTTATTTTACATCGCCGTTGTTGGTCTTCCCGACGCTGCTGTTCGAGAGTCTCGTGAAAGGGTTCGAGCAGCTCTCCGTTCTTTAAAAATTCCTATAAGAGGCAGAATAGCAGTAAATTTGGCTCCAGCAGACTGTCCCAAAGAGGGAGCTCTTCTTGACCTTCCTATTGCTCTTGGCATAGCTCGAAGGTTAGGAGTTTTTGTGATGAAAAAACCGGCTCTCTTTATGGGAGAACTTTCTCTTGATGGCCGTTTACGAAAAACTCGAGGGGCTGTTCCTGCTGCCCTTTTAGCGAAACGGCTGGGAATTCCTCTCTTTGTGCCTCAGGAAAATTCTTTTGAAGTTGCATTGGTTCCCGGTATTGAAGCTTATGGTATTACTACGTTACGTCAATTATTATATCACCTTACTGGCCGTAAAAAACTTTCTCCTATTAAAAAAAATCCCTTCCCAGAGGTGCCTGTTACTCCTGATCCCGACCTCTCCGACATAAAAGGCCAGGCTACAGCAAAGCGAGCTTTAGAAATAGCTGCTGCCGGTCATCATAATATACTTTTTGTGGGTTCTCCTGGAAGTGGAAAAACCATGTTAGCAAGAGCTATGCGAGGAATTCTTCCGCCTCTCTCTCATAAAGAACTTCTTGAAACCCTTCAGATACGGAGTACTGCTGGGCTTGATAGCGAAATCACCTCCCAACCTCCTTTTAGAACTGTCCATCCTACAGCCAGCACAGTCTCTGTTTGTGGTGGAGGAGCTTCTCTTCGTCCTGGGGAAGTCAGCTTGGCTCATAGAGGCGTTCTTTTTCTTGATGAATTTACAGAATTTCGCCGGGACATGTTAGAAGCGCTTCGACAGCCGCTAGAGGATGGTGAAATTGTTGTGAGTCGAGCTGTTGGAAGAGCCATTTTCCCCTGCCGAGTTTTGCTTATCGCTGTGTGTAATCCCTGTCGTTGCGGGTGGCATGGCGATCCTGTAGAGAGTTGCATCTGTTCTTCGTATGAGAGGGAAAGGTATAGACGAAAGTTATCTGGTCCTATACTCGATCGTATTGACCTTCATGTGGCTATCCCAAGGCTTTTGCCAAGAGAGCTTGTTTCTTTTCGGGAAAAGCAGGGAGAAACAAGTGCTACCGTTCGTAAACGGGTATGCAAGGCTCGAGAACGGCAATGGCGTCGATGGGGGAACATGGGGTATTTTAATAATGCCGAATTGCCAGAGAGGATTGTACGACGAGGGCTGCGACTAAACTCGGATGTACGACCTTTCCTGTTGAATATGGTTGATCGCTTGCGGTTATCGGGGCGAGGCATTAGCCGAGTCTTAAAGGTTGCCAGGACTATTGCCGACCTTGATGAGTCCTCGTCTGTAAAGGCTCAGCATATAGCAGAAGCCCTCGCTTACAGGAAGGGGAGCATTGCATGA
- the dprA gene encoding DNA-processing protein DprA — MMTPRQEALLIVNALGGDRRLWHRLVSTKENLYDLISGKPSCNQKKALTEKALALLYSCVRKGWAQREVERCCSENIRILFWGEKNFPSHLLNLKDTPLVLYVRGHLAPQKRKVAVVGTRRSSSYGQHIAQALGKLGARQGWILLSGGALGIDGAAHGGCLEEGGQTIAVLAHGLDHVYPQGHKELFHHILDDGALITEYPLGVRPAPWHFPKRNRIIAGLADKIVVVEAPQRSGAIITARLGLEMGKEIWAVPGRIDEKVCWGSNKLIYDGAYPLVSLEDFSETLGSVQLDFSSPLCEKKNVSSCNMTEKEQKILELLRSKGDRTVDNLSAEGKMTAADVIISISNLSAMNLIYQSGPGRWRASLS, encoded by the coding sequence ATGATGACTCCTAGACAGGAAGCCCTTTTAATCGTCAATGCTTTGGGAGGAGATCGTCGTCTTTGGCATCGACTTGTGTCTACAAAAGAAAACCTTTATGATCTTATTTCGGGAAAACCTTCTTGTAATCAAAAGAAAGCGTTGACAGAAAAAGCTCTAGCACTGTTGTACTCTTGTGTCAGAAAGGGATGGGCACAAAGAGAGGTTGAACGGTGTTGTAGTGAAAACATAAGAATCCTTTTTTGGGGTGAGAAGAATTTCCCTTCACATTTGTTGAATCTTAAAGATACCCCTCTTGTTCTTTATGTACGTGGACATCTAGCTCCTCAAAAAAGAAAAGTTGCTGTTGTTGGAACTCGCAGAAGCTCTTCTTACGGCCAGCATATAGCACAAGCTCTTGGAAAATTGGGGGCACGACAAGGTTGGATTCTTCTGAGTGGAGGGGCTTTGGGTATTGATGGGGCAGCTCACGGTGGCTGTCTTGAAGAAGGAGGTCAGACTATAGCTGTTCTTGCTCATGGTCTCGACCATGTTTATCCTCAGGGACATAAAGAACTTTTTCATCATATCCTTGACGATGGTGCGCTTATAACAGAATATCCTTTAGGGGTCCGTCCCGCCCCGTGGCATTTCCCCAAGCGAAATCGTATTATAGCGGGCCTGGCTGATAAAATTGTTGTTGTTGAGGCTCCTCAGCGGAGTGGTGCGATAATAACAGCCCGACTCGGTTTGGAGATGGGAAAAGAGATATGGGCTGTTCCAGGAAGAATTGATGAAAAAGTTTGTTGGGGGTCTAATAAGCTTATTTACGATGGGGCGTATCCTTTGGTGAGTCTCGAGGATTTTTCTGAAACTTTGGGTTCAGTACAGCTCGATTTCTCATCACCTTTATGTGAGAAGAAGAATGTTTCTTCTTGCAATATGACTGAAAAAGAACAAAAAATTCTTGAATTACTACGATCTAAAGGGGATCGTACGGTTGACAACCTGTCTGCTGAAGGTAAAATGACTGCCGCTGATGTTATCATCAGCATAAGTAATCTATCTGCTATGAATCTTATTTATCAATCTGGTCCAGGCAGATGGCGAGCTAGTTTAAGTTGA